From Planctomycetia bacterium, a single genomic window includes:
- a CDS encoding rhodanese-like domain-containing protein: MPDTDASPPLEIPAADAARLLRQPTAVGSPLLLDCRTPEEHATARIAGALLIPMQELTDRLAELEAFRQATVVVHCHHGMRSLKVARWLRDQGFSRAVSMQGGIEAWSMEIDPSVPRY, encoded by the coding sequence ATGCCCGATACCGACGCATCCCCGCCGCTCGAGATCCCGGCGGCCGACGCGGCCCGACTGCTCCGTCAGCCGACCGCCGTTGGCAGCCCGCTCCTCCTCGACTGCCGGACGCCCGAGGAACACGCCACCGCGCGGATCGCCGGGGCGCTGCTCATCCCGATGCAGGAACTGACCGACCGGCTCGCCGAACTGGAGGCCTTCCGGCAGGCGACGGTCGTCGTCCACTGCCACCACGGGATGCGGAGCCTGAAGGTGGCCCGCTGGCTGCGCGACCAGGGGTTTTCGCGGGCCGTCAGCATGCAGGGGGGCATCGAGGCCTGGAGCATGGAGATCGACCCCTCCGTGCCCCGCTACTGA
- a CDS encoding oxidoreductase: MSDSNVRAGISRREAIRATSLAGAALAGMRGVHGQTGSSDVIRVGAIGVGGRGRGALVQALSVPGSATKLTALADIRSDNITRTLQAVEQLDKSKIDCPADRRYEGFDGYQQVLEHCDLVVIAAPPAFRPAHFAAAVKAGKHVFMEKPISIDAAGTRVCLAAAKVADEKKLKVVVGLQRHYEERYRQTLARVREGLAGDLVSGQVYWNGDRPWWKARKPGQTELQYQIHNWGHFLWLCGDHIVEQHVHNIDVANWFLGMLPIDAYGLGGLQNRDPSKPTQIYDHHAVTFSYPGGVKIVSECRQFPGGEGKVTEEFQGTKGIVRIGEITDYKGNVLWKYDGPKRDPYQVEHDELQAAIRNDTPLNNAHYGATSSFTAVLGRYASYSGRRVEYDKVITLDDDLVPGNLSWETTAPVQPEENGQYPIVMPGSFKMPQAIKQPVS, encoded by the coding sequence ATGAGCGATTCGAACGTTCGTGCCGGCATTTCGCGCCGGGAGGCGATCAGGGCCACGAGCCTCGCCGGGGCGGCTCTCGCCGGCATGCGCGGCGTGCACGGCCAGACCGGTTCGTCCGACGTGATCCGCGTCGGTGCCATCGGCGTCGGCGGCCGGGGCCGCGGCGCCCTCGTGCAGGCCCTGTCGGTGCCGGGCTCGGCCACGAAACTCACGGCCCTGGCCGACATCAGGTCCGACAACATCACCCGCACGCTCCAGGCGGTCGAGCAGCTCGACAAGTCCAAGATCGACTGCCCTGCGGATCGCCGCTACGAGGGATTCGACGGCTACCAGCAGGTGCTGGAGCACTGCGATCTCGTCGTCATCGCGGCCCCGCCCGCTTTCCGTCCCGCCCACTTCGCTGCGGCCGTCAAGGCCGGCAAGCACGTGTTCATGGAGAAGCCGATCAGCATCGACGCCGCCGGCACGCGGGTCTGCCTGGCGGCAGCCAAGGTGGCCGACGAGAAGAAACTCAAGGTGGTCGTCGGCCTGCAGCGGCACTACGAGGAGCGGTACCGACAGACGCTGGCCCGCGTTCGTGAAGGCCTCGCCGGGGACCTCGTCAGCGGCCAGGTCTACTGGAACGGCGACCGGCCGTGGTGGAAGGCCCGCAAGCCCGGCCAGACCGAGCTCCAGTACCAGATCCACAACTGGGGCCACTTCCTCTGGCTGTGCGGCGACCACATCGTCGAGCAGCACGTCCACAACATCGACGTCGCCAACTGGTTTCTGGGCATGCTGCCCATCGACGCCTACGGGCTGGGCGGGCTGCAAAACCGCGATCCCTCCAAGCCGACGCAGATCTACGACCACCACGCGGTCACATTCTCCTACCCCGGTGGCGTGAAGATCGTCAGCGAATGCCGGCAGTTTCCCGGCGGCGAGGGCAAGGTGACGGAGGAATTCCAGGGCACCAAGGGCATCGTCCGCATCGGTGAGATCACCGACTACAAGGGGAACGTGCTCTGGAAGTACGACGGGCCGAAGCGCGATCCCTACCAAGTCGAGCACGACGAACTGCAGGCCGCGATCCGCAACGACACGCCGCTCAACAACGCCCACTACGGGGCGACGTCGAGCTTCACGGCCGTGCTCGGCCGCTACGCCAGCTACAGCGGCAGGCGGGTGGAGTACGACAAAGTCATCACCCTCGACGACGACCTCGTCCCCGGCAACCTGTCCTGGGAGACGACCGCCCCCGTGCAGCCGGAAGAGAACGGCCAGTACCCGATCGTCATGCCCGGCTCCTTCAAGATGCCCCAGGCGATCAAGCAGCCCGTCTCATGA
- the ald gene encoding alanine dehydrogenase: protein MIIGIPRETKRDEYRVSLLPVGSEELVRAGHVVLVERGAGAGSGLGDELYAGCGATLVDTAAEVFARADLVVKVKEPQPPELKLIRPGQAVFTYFHFAADRGLTEGFLATGATAIAYETLRDDRGRLPLLVPMSEVAGRMSIQEGAKYLEKPQMGRGILLGGVPGVAPAHVTVLGAGTVGANAAKVAAGFGANVGLLDTNLERLRYLDDVTPPNIDCLFSDRHTIRDQIRRADLVIGSVLIPGARAPHLIEREDLALMKPGAVIIDVAIDQGGCVATSRPTTHAAPTFVVDDVVHYCVTNMPGAVGRTSTYALCNATLPYVLDLATRGVDAALAASPAIRSAINAYRGELVHPAVAAAFGLPCRPLPA from the coding sequence ATGATCATCGGCATCCCCCGGGAGACCAAGCGGGACGAGTACCGCGTGTCCCTCCTGCCTGTCGGGTCCGAGGAACTCGTCCGCGCGGGGCATGTCGTGCTCGTCGAGCGCGGAGCCGGGGCCGGATCGGGACTCGGCGATGAGCTCTATGCCGGCTGCGGCGCCACGCTCGTCGACACGGCCGCCGAGGTCTTCGCCCGGGCCGATCTGGTCGTCAAGGTGAAAGAGCCGCAGCCGCCGGAACTGAAACTCATCCGGCCCGGCCAGGCGGTGTTCACCTACTTCCACTTCGCCGCCGACCGGGGCCTGACCGAGGGCTTCCTGGCGACGGGGGCGACCGCCATCGCCTATGAGACGCTGCGGGACGACCGCGGCCGGCTCCCCCTGCTCGTGCCGATGAGCGAGGTGGCGGGGCGGATGAGCATCCAGGAGGGAGCGAAATATCTCGAAAAGCCGCAGATGGGCCGCGGCATCCTCCTCGGCGGCGTCCCGGGCGTAGCCCCGGCGCACGTCACCGTGCTCGGTGCCGGCACAGTCGGTGCCAACGCCGCCAAGGTGGCGGCCGGCTTCGGTGCCAACGTCGGCCTCCTCGACACGAACCTGGAGCGGCTCCGCTACCTCGACGACGTCACGCCGCCGAACATCGACTGCCTGTTCTCCGACCGGCACACGATCCGCGACCAGATCCGCCGCGCCGATCTCGTCATCGGCAGCGTGCTTATTCCGGGGGCACGCGCGCCGCACCTCATCGAGCGCGAGGATCTGGCCCTGATGAAGCCGGGGGCCGTGATCATCGACGTGGCGATCGACCAGGGGGGCTGCGTGGCCACGAGCCGGCCGACGACGCATGCCGCCCCGACGTTCGTCGTGGACGACGTGGTGCACTACTGCGTCACGAACATGCCGGGGGCCGTCGGCCGGACGAGCACCTACGCCCTGTGCAACGCCACGCTTCCCTACGTCCTCGACCTGGCAACGCGGGGCGTCGATGCGGCACTGGCCGCCAGCCCGGCGATCCGCTCCGCGATCAACGCGTACCGCGGCGAACTCGTCCACCCGGCGGTGGCCGCGGCCTTCGGGCTCCCCTGCCGCCCCCTTCCCG